The sequence tttgaAAGAAATAGATTCTTGcaatttttacttctttttctatgttagctttgctttttttgtttttttttttaatgagaatatttctttatacgTTTTGAGTACCACCTTATACGTTTTTCATTTACCCCCTATATGGTGTTTTTCAAGATGTTAAGCGTAACGTGAACGAAGCTTACgtatgtgtacgtatatacgaatgtatgtattaatgaacgtatgtatatatatatgttcatatgtatatatatatatatatatataccttcgtatgtatatacatacatacatacttacgCACATGCATCCCATTCCGCAGGAATAAACGCTTTGCAATTTTATTACTTGAAGGATCAACGGAAGCAAATTTAGCTCATTTTTTATcccactttttttttttttttataaatttgatTATCCGCAATAAATACCAGGTCGGGTAACAAGGGTATACACGTCAGAGCACTTAATCGTCTAAAGGTATTATCGTGGGAACATATAAAACACAGAGCTGTAAATGTGCATAACAGGTTATTGCATTCGgataaagtaaataattGTGTACCCACCAAGTTCCAAAAGAGCCGCAAAGGCTTAATACATTTAcacttattttttcctttattggAAAGCCGCACTATTAGCGAAGCACTGCATATAATAGGTAAactatatacacataaaaagaaaaactcattaaataacaatggaaaatgatatatttgaGAAAAGCAGAAATGAACTGGAgcgtatatatttaaataaacatgTAGTTGTACATCCAATAGTTCTATTATCTGTTGTGGATCATTATAATCGTATAGCaagtaatacaaaaaaaagagtgTTAGGTACCATTTTAGGAGAAAAAATTGATGGAGTTGTACATATTACTAATAGTTATGCATTACCATTTGAAGAagatataaaagatataaatatattttttgttgatgataattataatgaaaatttatttaatatgattagaaaaattaatacaagagaaaaattaattggaTGGTATACTACTGGATCAAATATTAAACCAAacgatatttttataaatgaaattttttataaatatcacCATGCACCTATTTTTCTCCTTGTTAATGTACACACAGATCAAAGTATATTCCCTGTTAATGCATATGTGTCTATCGAAAAGGCCATATGTGACAACAAATTTAGGAAAACTTTTATTCACATCCCAGTTACTATAGGTAAGGCaaggagaaaataaaaagagtaCACAGAGGTATACATCAAGGGGAACAGAAAAACAACAGAATATGTATAGGGATTGAGGAGATAAGGGAGTGCTTATAAACACGCCCACGTGATTACGTGCATATGTTCGTGCAGGCGTACATACAGACTTATAGGCATCATACATGTagacatatgcatatatatatacatatgtattatgtatacgTTCACATATACACGCACGTTAATGTGAAGGCGTATAGATATTGATCAGTAAAGCACTTGTTACACTTCCTACATCTCCTACATCTCCTACATcttatcttaattttttttttttttttttttcttcctcatTATTCCCCTTAATAGGTGCTTTCGAAGCAGAGGATGTAGGTGTCGAGTTTTtgttaaaagaattaaaaagcGTTTCAACATCAACGTTAGCTACAAAAGTAGGGGATAAATTGTCATCCTTAAAAAGTCTTATATCAAAACTATATGAAATCTCAGCTTACTTGAACGATATTTTAAATGGGAACATAGaaatgaacataaaaatattatataatttacaaaatgtGTTTAGCTTATTACCAGATACTGAAAACCCTGAATTAATTGAAGCCTTTAtggttaaaaataatgatctCATGCTTAATATATTCATCGGAAGCATAACAAGGTCAGTTATTGCTCTTCACAatcttattaataataaaatagaaaataaaattaactcggaaaagaaaaagcttTTAGAGGACGAAAAGGAGAAAGAGAaggataaagaaaaagagaaggacaaagaaaaagagaaagaaaaggAGAAGGAAAAGGacaaggaaaaggaaaaggagaaggaaaaggaaaaggagaAGGACAAAGATAAAGACAACGAAAAGGAGAAGGAAAAGGACAAGGAGAAAGAGATAGACAAAGAAAAGGATAAGGACAaattgaagaaaaagaattaaaagaaaagaaataaaaaaaatttcattaacGAAGCAGAGCACGAAGCAAAGAAATGAAAGGGAAAAAAGGATGTTTCTATTATTTACTGGGATGGCAACGTTGAGCCTAGCTatttcagaaaaaaagaattaaaatcatatttgctcttttttttttttttttttttttttttaaatataaaacaatctCAAAACAGTTTGATCACAAGGAGAAAagatacacatatatttatacccAAACGCAaatgtgtatttataaaatcaaaaaaattgttttttgccgaataataaaaataacaccattttgaaataaaacaaCAGGCAAATTTGTTCATacaataaaagataaaaaggaagaaaaattatttatactttcATAAGAGTATTTTTCGcgttaaaaagaaaaattttttaaaaagttctttaaatgttaaaagcgcaaaaaaaaaaaaaaaaaaaaaaaaaatacatatatatatatatatatataagcacatacatatatatatgtatgcatgtacttTTGAATTTTTACATTCAATGTACATAAGCGTAAactcttttatttaaatttataaaacttcttatattaaaaaaaatgaaataaagagGTAAATTAATGATTATATGTGCATTTATATGTAACTAGTGAATTTTCAAAACCAAAAAGAAAAGAGTAAATTaatatgcacgtatgtacACTACTAACACGGGAGCacgttatatttatatatgtgtgtatatatatacaaatatatacatacgtatgtatataaaattatctttGCCTTTTATACACTAAAGTCCGCCTTTTCCCCAATTGTGTTCATAACCTCTTTTGATCTCTTATGCATATCATTAATTAACTTGTTAATTTCTGTATTACCAAGAAGGCTTGGAATGTTACCATActgattttttatatccaACTTTTCATTAACACTATATTTTCTTCTGTTTCCAGTGGTCGCAAAAcctaaaatgtaaaatgggTAAAAGGTATAAACTGTAAAATGCACTTATATGTCTGTGTGTGTGCACGTATAAAGCACGtttattataacataaaaaaaaaaaaaaaaggtacatatataacatacTATCGTATTCTCCTCCATCTGTGCACTCTCTAAGATAAAAGTGCAACcgaaaacatataaatataactaatTGTGAATACAAAATTACCTGACAATGGTAACGCTTCCGATCTAAAATCAATATTCTTTACTATTTTATGTTGGGGTATTACTGCTTCTTCGTCATCTACAAAAAGAAGGTAAATATTAAAGTGTAGTGTACAGTATGgaggtatatttttttttttttttccccctctattcattttatcatcGGAGACAGCACGCTATTCGTGAAAACATTGTTTTAATTACTGTACACACAAGTTATGTTGTGTTATGTTAATGTtatgttttttgtttaattcgTAAAACTGTGCTTCCTATTTTATCATACGACACTTAATCTTACATACATTACATACATTACATACATTACAGacattacatacatatataaatgctaCGAAATGAAAGTAAATTCAGGGAaatgttttttccttttttacctggatataaaaatttatttggtGGTCTAATTAAATCTTCATATATGTTTTCTGtgtacgaaaaaaaaaaagaaagaaaataaagaaatatatggcaaaataaaacaaaatggggaaaaacaaaatagtaaAACAGCGAAGCTACATTAATATTTGCGTTTATATGCGAAACTGTACGTACAGTTATTCCCTTCTTCAAACTTACTATTATTAAGCATTCGTTTTATTCTATCATGCAGTTTTTTAACATTCGGTTTTTCTATTACTTCTgcaataaaagaaaaggataACATAAAATGAAGCGCCGCTGTAACAGTAACACGCtgctattatatatgttgCATATACAACACTGAGCTTATATATAACACTCTCCATGAGCATagtttatacatttattaacatatttattttatatatttaattattcacTATGGCAGTGCATACCATTCACGTGAACCCTTTTGACAGTTCTAAACCTTCTCTTAACTTTTGACCTTAACCCTTTTCCCAtgtttacaattttatttttcaaaaaaaaagaagttacTATGTTTTCTGTTGGATGTTAttatcttaatatatttatatatatcaaagcAATAACGGTAGCACTTTTCTTtacattcttttttcttattcttttttatttctttctctATTTCTTTCTCTATTTCTTTCTCTATTTCTTTCTCTATTTCTTTCTCTATTTCTTTCTCTATTTCTTTCTCtatttctttctctttttctttattttcttttcgcttaaaaagttatttaCTATGTAAATGCTTCTAActcaaaatttatttaaaaaaaaaaaaattaaaaagttttctttttacatgatatgaaaaattggtgagaaaataaacaaatacgAGTTAagttgttttttaattaacgtattaatttttttctttttttttttaattttta comes from Plasmodium malariae genome assembly, chromosome: 7 and encodes:
- the RPN8 gene encoding 26S proteasome regulatory subunit RPN8, putative: MENDIFEKSRNELERIYLNKHVVVHPIVLLSVVDHYNRIASNTKKRVLGTILGEKIDGVVHITNSYALPFEEDIKDINIFFVDDNYNENLFNMIRKINTREKLIGWYTTGSNIKPNDIFINEIFYKYHHAPIFLLVNVHTDQSIFPVNAYVSIEKAICDNKFRKTFIHIPVTIGAFEAEDVGVEFLLKELKSVSTSTLATKVGDKLSSLKSLISKLYEISAYLNDILNGNIEMNIKILYNLQNVFSLLPDTENPELIEAFMVKNNDLMLNIFIGSITRSVIALHNLINNKIENKINSEKKKLLEDEKEKEKDKEKEKDKEKEKEKEKEKDKEKEKEKEKEKEKDKDKDNEKEKEKDKEKEIDKEKDKDKLKKKN
- the PmUG01_07024500 gene encoding conserved Plasmodium protein, unknown function; protein product: MGKGLRSKVKRRFRTVKRVHVNEVIEKPNVKKLHDRIKRMLNNKNIYEDLIRPPNKFLYPDDEEAVIPQHKIVKNIDFRSEALPLSGFATTGNRRKYSVNEKLDIKNQYGNIPSLLGNTEINKLINDMHKRSKEVMNTIGEKADFSV